From Treponema primitia ZAS-1, the proteins below share one genomic window:
- the rpsO gene encoding 30S ribosomal protein S15, with product MALNKENVSSIVNKFGKNEKDTGTSEVQIALLTERINQLTEHCKQFKKDKSSQRGLLILVGQRRRMLKYFQRTNLEKYRVLIKDLGLRK from the coding sequence ATGGCTTTAAACAAAGAAAATGTATCTTCCATTGTAAACAAGTTCGGTAAAAACGAAAAAGACACCGGAACCTCGGAAGTACAGATTGCCCTGCTCACGGAGCGGATCAACCAGCTCACCGAGCATTGTAAGCAATTCAAAAAGGACAAGTCCAGTCAGCGGGGCTTACTAATCCTCGTCGGACAACGCCGGCGTATGCTGAAGTATTTTCAGCGGACTAATCTGGAGAAATACCGGGTCCTTATCAAGGACTTAGGTCTCCGTAAGTAG
- a CDS encoding HEAT repeat domain-containing protein gives MKKFFVLVLFCLFLFQMYSQEPPDAQSWGDSDLQSVTDPVSDPSPVAPAVLTPAPVVPAVVPAASPAPAVVKADSGDANAVLPTEDAKRLETIRYGTETEIATLIQTLKNENTATLDSELITVARNTRNRNILSGVFSFFGDRDRAGLEDRALKAIAERDDEANETVLAALSYLGNIKFAPAVPYIQELLDAEEQRFISACIKALGLIGGSMPAGSNTIAAAKSPPETKPEDELGETTAEDTSEPPLPPSPPPARTRKEQESAAAVAEYLIDFYNDRSPGEENRREIIIALGDVKSPAGVPLLREIAENNDERAVLRMSALEALAKIGDTGGLDAVLLSVESADPNVRSTAVAALGPFAGPEIDGAILEAFRDSYYKTRMAAAQAARDRRLVEAVPYLRYRAERDDVQAVKDEAIKALGAIGNQESLDFLSSLFTERKNADRIRLLSAEMLLQNNANTYTAKVIEELDEAKRKNQTPLYNGFLRILGSAKTTALEDLARRFFSSGGVVEKSYALDMVLNNEFRSLAEQVRELTDEKYGSLSRKSRVVVEKLGL, from the coding sequence GTGAAGAAGTTCTTTGTCCTTGTTTTATTCTGTTTATTTTTATTTCAGATGTATTCCCAGGAACCACCGGATGCTCAGTCCTGGGGCGATTCCGATCTTCAGTCCGTAACAGACCCCGTATCGGATCCTTCACCGGTTGCCCCGGCTGTTTTAACTCCGGCGCCGGTAGTCCCGGCCGTTGTTCCTGCTGCCTCTCCTGCTCCGGCGGTGGTAAAGGCGGATTCGGGAGATGCGAACGCGGTACTTCCCACAGAGGATGCCAAGCGGCTGGAAACTATCCGCTATGGTACAGAGACGGAGATTGCCACCCTGATCCAAACCTTAAAAAATGAAAATACCGCCACGCTGGATTCGGAACTGATTACGGTGGCTAGAAACACCCGGAACCGGAATATCCTTTCCGGCGTTTTTTCCTTCTTTGGGGACCGGGACAGGGCAGGTCTTGAGGACCGGGCTCTTAAGGCCATTGCGGAGCGGGACGATGAAGCCAATGAGACAGTGCTGGCGGCTCTTAGCTATTTGGGAAACATAAAATTTGCCCCGGCGGTTCCCTATATTCAGGAATTGCTTGATGCGGAGGAGCAGCGTTTCATAAGCGCCTGCATTAAAGCTCTAGGCCTTATCGGCGGCAGTATGCCTGCGGGCAGCAATACTATTGCCGCTGCAAAATCACCGCCGGAGACTAAACCGGAAGACGAATTGGGTGAAACCACAGCGGAGGATACTTCCGAACCGCCGCTGCCACCATCACCCCCGCCGGCCCGTACCCGTAAAGAGCAGGAAAGCGCCGCCGCAGTGGCGGAGTATCTGATCGATTTTTATAATGACCGCAGCCCGGGGGAAGAAAACCGCCGGGAAATTATCATTGCCCTTGGGGATGTGAAGTCACCTGCGGGGGTGCCCTTATTGCGGGAAATTGCGGAAAACAACGATGAACGGGCGGTGCTCCGAATGTCCGCCCTGGAAGCTCTGGCGAAGATCGGCGATACCGGCGGGCTTGACGCAGTATTGCTGTCGGTGGAGTCCGCAGACCCTAACGTGCGTTCCACCGCAGTGGCCGCCCTGGGTCCTTTCGCCGGTCCGGAAATAGACGGCGCTATCCTTGAAGCGTTTCGGGATTCCTATTACAAAACCCGCATGGCCGCAGCCCAGGCTGCAAGGGACAGGCGTTTAGTGGAAGCGGTTCCCTATCTGCGCTACCGGGCTGAGCGGGACGATGTTCAGGCGGTAAAGGATGAGGCAATCAAAGCTCTGGGCGCTATTGGAAACCAGGAAAGCCTGGACTTCCTTTCCTCCCTTTTTACTGAGCGGAAAAACGCCGACCGTATCAGGCTTCTTTCTGCAGAGATGCTTCTTCAGAACAACGCCAATACCTACACCGCCAAGGTGATAGAAGAACTGGACGAAGCAAAACGGAAGAACCAGACACCGTTATACAACGGGTTTCTCCGGATTCTGGGTTCCGCCAAAACCACAGCCCTGGAAGATCTGGCCCGCCGTTTCTTTTCTTCCGGCGGTGTTGTGGAGAAATCCTACGCCCTGGACATGGTATTAAACAACGAATTCCGCTCCCTGGCGGAGCAGGTACGGGAATTGACGGATGAAAAATACGGCAGCCTCTCCCGCAAATCACGGGTAGTTGTGGAAAAGCTGGGGCTTTAG
- a CDS encoding LptF/LptG family permease codes for MILDRYLLRQFFPVFIVAVSMFVMLLSLIDLFANLWRYLNYEVPLKEILRVCFYYLPKSFSYAMPISLLFAAAYTLGDLYARNELTSIFSSGIPFWRFSVSLVAVGLLASVFAFFFEDRVVVPTFRIKSDLARLYLHQQRTENNSDIVIKARNGEVIYSVDYYDHVNNTLNGLSIVEQTETGSFTALIRAPQAAWNGEYWVLSNALIYRWENGLLRVRPVENPDVYREHPDTFRRNAVAVEDLPVREAGFLVRDLRDAGLPFIGALAEFYHRYSFSTVSLVVMILSISMGGRFRKNILLMSLLASLTAAVIFYVSEMISMMMAKLGYIPPIIGAWFPVFIFIVVGILLLRNAKT; via the coding sequence ATGATCCTTGACCGGTATCTTCTGCGCCAATTTTTCCCCGTGTTTATTGTTGCAGTATCAATGTTTGTGATGCTCCTTTCCCTGATAGACCTTTTTGCAAATCTGTGGCGTTACCTTAACTACGAAGTGCCCCTCAAGGAAATTCTCCGGGTGTGTTTTTATTATCTGCCAAAAAGTTTTTCCTATGCCATGCCCATATCCCTGCTCTTTGCCGCAGCCTATACCCTGGGAGATCTGTACGCGAGGAATGAACTTACCTCCATATTTTCTTCCGGGATACCCTTCTGGCGTTTTTCTGTCTCCCTGGTTGCGGTAGGGCTCCTGGCATCGGTATTTGCTTTTTTCTTTGAAGACCGGGTGGTGGTTCCCACCTTCAGAATTAAAAGTGATCTGGCCAGGCTCTATTTGCACCAGCAGCGGACGGAGAATAATTCTGATATTGTCATTAAAGCCAGAAACGGTGAGGTGATCTATTCGGTGGATTATTATGATCATGTTAATAATACCCTGAATGGCCTAAGCATCGTTGAACAGACCGAAACCGGATCCTTCACTGCCCTTATACGCGCTCCTCAAGCCGCATGGAACGGCGAATACTGGGTCCTGTCAAATGCGCTGATTTATCGATGGGAGAACGGTCTGCTTCGGGTGCGGCCGGTTGAAAATCCGGACGTTTACCGGGAACATCCGGATACCTTCAGACGGAATGCCGTGGCGGTGGAGGATCTGCCGGTACGGGAAGCGGGCTTTTTGGTACGGGATCTCCGGGATGCGGGACTTCCTTTTATCGGCGCCCTGGCGGAGTTTTATCACCGGTACTCTTTTTCCACAGTATCACTGGTAGTAATGATTTTGTCAATTTCCATGGGGGGTAGGTTCAGGAAGAATATCCTTCTTATGAGCCTTCTGGCAAGTTTGACGGCGGCGGTGATCTTCTATGTTTCGGAAATGATCAGTATGATGATGGCCAAGCTGGGGTATATTCCCCCCATTATTGGAGCATGGTTTCCGGTTTTTATTTTTATTGTGGTCGGTATCCTGCTTCTGCGGAACGCAAAAACATAG
- a CDS encoding MFS transporter, with amino-acid sequence MEKQKPRVLLFFIIYGTMLFFGLVENVKGVSYPLIKTEFGASYEQQGLLVSIMSISYVFFSLIAGFIVARFGAKRVFLAGFLCAILGTLSVFFMPSLWTVAVSLFFIFAGFGFFEVGVNALATQVFTNKAALLMSLLHFFYGVGAIVGPRAAGILTNTGGLQWRTIYLLTIPLSVIFLVSTIAARFPERSKDEAPGNGGLSFIEALRLPMTWTFAISLGLMVVVEMSFSNWGGIYFQDVYGLDPKTAGAAFISTFFIVFSISRLLSGFVIEKLGYMRSLIGANICIILILILGFSLGARGILVLPLAGFFIGIFWPTHMAVAMGYFGKDAPVVTSAMIVISGLLNTLAQYLIGIFSRIAGAAWGYRSCLVYAVVLLGMLIFLNGKTQQKKTR; translated from the coding sequence ATGGAAAAGCAAAAGCCCAGGGTTCTTCTGTTTTTTATAATCTATGGAACCATGTTGTTCTTTGGTTTGGTGGAGAATGTCAAGGGAGTTTCTTATCCCCTAATCAAGACAGAATTCGGCGCTTCCTACGAACAGCAGGGACTTCTGGTCTCCATCATGTCCATCAGTTATGTTTTTTTCAGCCTGATAGCGGGGTTCATAGTTGCCCGTTTCGGGGCCAAGCGGGTATTCCTGGCGGGGTTTCTCTGCGCCATCCTGGGGACGCTTTCGGTTTTTTTTATGCCCAGCTTATGGACCGTGGCAGTTTCTTTGTTTTTTATCTTCGCGGGGTTCGGCTTTTTCGAGGTGGGGGTAAATGCACTGGCAACCCAGGTGTTCACGAACAAAGCCGCCCTGCTGATGAGCCTGCTCCACTTCTTCTACGGCGTCGGAGCGATCGTTGGTCCCCGGGCAGCAGGAATTCTGACTAATACCGGAGGGCTGCAATGGCGGACCATCTACCTCCTCACCATCCCCCTTTCGGTCATCTTCCTGGTTTCCACCATTGCCGCCCGGTTTCCCGAAAGATCCAAGGATGAGGCCCCAGGAAATGGCGGGCTAAGTTTTATCGAGGCCTTGCGGCTTCCCATGACCTGGACCTTTGCCATAAGCCTGGGGTTGATGGTGGTGGTGGAGATGAGCTTTAGCAATTGGGGGGGAATCTACTTTCAGGATGTGTACGGCCTGGATCCTAAAACTGCGGGGGCCGCCTTTATCTCTACTTTCTTTATTGTCTTTTCCATTTCCCGGCTTTTGAGCGGCTTTGTGATCGAAAAGCTGGGGTATATGCGGAGTCTTATCGGGGCAAATATCTGCATTATCCTTATATTGATCCTGGGCTTTAGCCTGGGCGCCCGGGGTATCCTGGTACTTCCCCTGGCGGGCTTTTTCATCGGCATATTCTGGCCTACCCACATGGCTGTTGCCATGGGCTATTTCGGGAAGGACGCCCCGGTGGTAACCAGCGCCATGATTGTTATCAGCGGACTCTTGAACACCCTGGCCCAATATCTTATCGGGATTTTCAGCCGCATAGCCGGCGCCGCTTGGGGATACCGAAGCTGCCTGGTCTACGCCGTTGTACTCCTGGGAATGCTGATTTTTCTGAACGGGAAGACTCAACAGAAAAAAACACGCTAG
- the pnp gene encoding polyribonucleotide nucleotidyltransferase, producing MVQKVSYQIAGKELILETGKIAKQAGGSVFAQYAGSVVIATVCSSSNAVEGLDYVPLTVDYNEKYYAAGKIPGGFIKRESRPKDKEILVSRLIDRPMRPLFDKRFGREIQVVPTTISTDQLNPPDILAIIAASAAVHISDIPFGGPVAGIRICSVDGQLIVNPTYPEIEKSKLEIVVAGTKEGITMVEGGAKEVDEDLMIAALEKAQQVITELCNLQDKLRELAGKEKLPLTEVSYSLEHGDAIRSAAYPRLETACFLKGKQERHLAVNEVKADLATQYKAQLEDENQKKLFDALFEDMQYEILRSGILNKGVRVDGRGTEDIRDITCEVGILPRTHGSALFTRGETQALVVTTLGTVFDEQIFDDIDGDKRENFLLHYNFPPYSVGETGRMGTGRREIGHGNLARRSLEAMVPSKAEFPYTIRVVSEIMESNGSSSMASVCGGTLAMLHAGVPMKKPVAGIAMGLITEGKGGPTDRYAVLSDILGDEDHLGDMDFKVAGTQDGITGFQMDIKIAGVSPEVMRKALDQAKRGRLHILNIMNQTINKPVSEISEFAPKIVTMKIEIDKIGALIGPGGKNVKALCEQYSVTINTENDGTVTIYGKNAKDAEEARTAITGIVSDPETGRIYNGVVKRIMDFGAFVEILPGKEGLVHISKLSRDRITVVTDVLKEGQEIPVKLLEVDKMGRLNLSYIDAIDPNGAPSGDGDGHGGGHSDSRGDGRRNDRPRRY from the coding sequence ATGGTTCAAAAAGTAAGTTATCAAATTGCCGGCAAGGAATTGATCCTTGAGACCGGTAAAATCGCGAAACAGGCCGGCGGCTCTGTGTTCGCCCAATATGCGGGTTCCGTGGTAATCGCCACGGTTTGTTCATCATCCAATGCGGTTGAGGGCCTGGACTATGTCCCCCTCACGGTGGATTACAATGAGAAGTACTACGCCGCCGGGAAGATCCCCGGGGGCTTCATCAAGCGGGAGAGCCGCCCCAAGGACAAGGAAATCCTGGTGTCCCGGCTCATCGACCGGCCCATGCGGCCCCTTTTTGATAAGCGATTCGGCCGGGAGATCCAGGTGGTACCCACCACTATTTCTACGGACCAGCTTAACCCCCCGGACATTCTGGCGATCATCGCCGCCTCCGCAGCGGTCCATATTTCGGACATCCCCTTCGGCGGACCCGTGGCCGGGATTCGGATCTGTTCCGTGGATGGTCAGCTCATCGTTAATCCAACCTACCCGGAAATTGAAAAGTCCAAACTGGAAATCGTGGTTGCCGGTACCAAGGAAGGCATCACCATGGTGGAAGGTGGGGCCAAGGAAGTTGATGAGGACCTGATGATTGCCGCCCTGGAAAAGGCCCAGCAGGTGATCACCGAGCTCTGTAATTTGCAGGACAAGCTCCGGGAACTTGCGGGTAAGGAAAAGCTTCCCCTCACCGAAGTGTCCTACTCTTTGGAGCATGGCGACGCTATTCGTTCCGCCGCCTATCCCCGGCTGGAAACCGCCTGTTTCCTCAAGGGTAAGCAGGAGCGGCATCTGGCGGTCAACGAAGTTAAGGCGGATCTTGCCACCCAGTATAAAGCCCAGCTTGAGGACGAGAACCAGAAGAAGCTCTTCGATGCCCTCTTCGAAGATATGCAGTACGAGATACTCCGTTCCGGTATCCTGAACAAGGGTGTCCGAGTGGACGGCCGGGGTACCGAGGATATCCGGGACATCACCTGTGAAGTAGGGATACTACCCCGGACCCACGGTTCCGCACTCTTTACCCGGGGTGAAACCCAGGCCCTGGTGGTTACCACCCTGGGTACGGTTTTTGACGAACAGATATTCGACGACATTGATGGGGATAAGCGGGAAAACTTCCTCCTCCACTACAACTTCCCCCCCTATTCGGTGGGTGAGACCGGCCGTATGGGTACGGGCCGCCGGGAAATCGGTCACGGCAATCTGGCCCGCCGTTCCCTGGAAGCCATGGTGCCCTCCAAGGCGGAATTCCCCTACACCATTCGTGTGGTTTCGGAGATCATGGAGTCCAACGGTTCCTCCTCCATGGCTTCGGTCTGCGGAGGCACCCTGGCCATGCTCCACGCCGGTGTTCCCATGAAGAAGCCCGTGGCAGGAATTGCCATGGGGCTCATCACCGAAGGCAAGGGCGGCCCCACTGACCGTTACGCCGTACTTTCGGACATCCTGGGTGACGAGGATCACCTGGGAGACATGGACTTTAAGGTTGCCGGTACCCAGGACGGGATCACCGGTTTCCAGATGGATATCAAGATCGCCGGGGTCAGCCCCGAGGTGATGCGGAAAGCCCTGGACCAGGCTAAGCGGGGCAGGCTCCACATCCTGAATATCATGAACCAGACCATCAACAAACCGGTGTCGGAGATCAGCGAATTCGCACCTAAGATCGTAACCATGAAGATAGAGATCGACAAGATCGGCGCCCTCATCGGCCCCGGGGGCAAGAACGTCAAGGCCCTCTGCGAACAGTACAGCGTTACTATCAATACCGAAAACGACGGAACCGTAACGATTTACGGAAAGAACGCCAAGGACGCTGAGGAAGCCCGGACCGCAATAACCGGCATAGTCTCCGACCCCGAAACGGGCCGTATATACAACGGTGTGGTAAAGCGGATCATGGATTTTGGCGCCTTTGTAGAGATATTGCCCGGCAAAGAAGGTTTGGTGCATATTTCCAAACTTTCCCGGGATCGGATCACCGTGGTAACCGATGTTCTAAAGGAAGGCCAGGAGATACCGGTTAAGCTGCTTGAGGTGGATAAGATGGGGCGGCTCAACCTTTCCTATATCGATGCTATCGATCCCAACGGCGCTCCCAGCGGAGATGGCGATGGGCATGGTGGCGGACACAGCGATAGCCGCGGAGACGGCCGCCGCAATGACCGGCCCCGCCGTTACTAA
- a CDS encoding FAD synthetase family protein, with translation MRVLDLAEFAARGSLGEAAVNGVAMTIGVFDGIHRGHRALLEKVLSSGLYPVVISFKRSPKFILRPETHEGDIMGIAQKLRLFEQMGVGLTVMIDFSEKFSKLKGKEFIDLLKDRGNLRYLVIGSNFRCGYRHDTHAALIKEMNLAAGIPTEVVESVMSGGERISSSRIRTAISAGSLVEAAELLGRRVEIDFAGLSAAPGPGGFYFDLASKNRIMPPYGRYPVLLFEKDSPEGIETEITLGPDGLFIPSPFNALRIEFLSSSQ, from the coding sequence ATGCGAGTGCTTGACCTAGCGGAGTTTGCCGCCAGAGGCAGCCTGGGTGAAGCCGCCGTAAATGGCGTTGCCATGACCATCGGGGTTTTTGATGGAATCCACCGGGGACACCGGGCGTTACTGGAAAAGGTACTTTCCTCCGGACTATATCCGGTGGTGATAAGCTTTAAACGGAGCCCAAAATTCATCCTGCGACCCGAAACCCATGAAGGAGATATCATGGGGATAGCCCAAAAACTCCGTTTGTTCGAACAAATGGGGGTCGGTCTTACGGTCATGATTGACTTTTCTGAAAAATTCAGTAAACTTAAGGGCAAGGAATTCATCGATCTGTTAAAAGATCGGGGTAATCTGCGTTATTTGGTAATTGGCAGTAATTTTCGTTGCGGTTACCGGCATGATACTCATGCGGCGCTCATTAAAGAGATGAACCTGGCGGCGGGAATCCCCACGGAAGTGGTGGAGTCCGTGATGTCCGGGGGTGAGCGCATAAGTTCAAGCCGTATCCGCACCGCGATATCCGCCGGCAGCCTCGTTGAGGCGGCGGAGCTTCTCGGTCGAAGGGTTGAAATCGATTTTGCCGGACTATCCGCTGCCCCCGGACCCGGCGGGTTTTATTTTGACTTGGCCTCCAAAAACCGAATCATGCCGCCCTATGGCCGGTACCCGGTATTGCTTTTCGAAAAGGATTCCCCGGAAGGAATAGAAACGGAGATTACCCTTGGTCCGGATGGACTTTTTATTCCCTCACCATTCAATGCCCTTCGCATTGAATTTTTAAGTAGTTCCCAATAG
- the tgt gene encoding tRNA guanosine(34) transglycosylase Tgt → MKPFFEIRHSDLSCSARTGTLTLPHGPVSTPVFMPVGTNGTVKAITVDDLVSIGFEIILSNTYHLYLRPGMDVISAARGLHPFMNWQRNILTDSGGFQVFSLAPFRKVRDEGVEFRSHIDGSTHRLSPEGVVEIQAVLGSDIQMQLDVCTKWGISYKEAESALTITADWLKRAKKTWEEKADNGYGGKLFAIVQGNFFKDLRERSAALAAAEDTPGIAIGGLSVGEGEDVFLEYLAYTAALLPREKPRYVMGIGTPQYILAAIEQGIDMFDCVLPTRTGRTGRVFTRRGDLSIKRADREFDFGPMDPQCDCKVCRQYSRAYMRHLFKTQEILCSMLASYHNLYFLHNLVEEARRAIDENRFLSFKNDFLKQYTEGCG, encoded by the coding sequence TTGAAACCTTTTTTTGAAATCCGCCATAGTGATCTTTCCTGCTCCGCTCGGACAGGAACCCTGACCTTACCCCACGGTCCGGTGAGTACCCCGGTCTTTATGCCCGTGGGAACCAACGGGACCGTTAAGGCTATAACCGTAGACGATCTGGTATCCATTGGGTTTGAAATTATCCTTTCCAATACCTACCACCTGTACCTCAGACCGGGGATGGATGTCATTTCCGCAGCCCGGGGACTTCATCCCTTTATGAACTGGCAGCGGAATATCCTTACCGATTCCGGTGGGTTTCAGGTGTTTTCCCTGGCGCCGTTCAGAAAGGTCCGGGACGAGGGGGTGGAATTCCGCTCCCATATTGATGGTTCAACCCATCGCCTGAGCCCTGAGGGGGTGGTGGAAATTCAGGCAGTTCTGGGGAGTGATATCCAGATGCAGCTTGATGTTTGCACCAAGTGGGGCATATCCTATAAAGAAGCGGAAAGCGCTTTGACTATTACCGCAGATTGGCTTAAACGAGCTAAGAAGACTTGGGAGGAAAAGGCCGATAATGGATATGGGGGCAAATTGTTTGCCATAGTTCAGGGGAATTTTTTTAAGGACCTCCGGGAGAGGAGCGCTGCCCTTGCGGCGGCGGAAGATACCCCGGGTATCGCCATTGGAGGTTTATCGGTGGGGGAGGGGGAGGATGTTTTTCTGGAATATTTAGCCTATACCGCCGCCCTGCTGCCCCGGGAAAAGCCCCGGTACGTTATGGGTATAGGAACGCCCCAGTATATTTTGGCGGCCATTGAACAGGGGATAGATATGTTTGACTGTGTACTTCCCACCAGGACCGGCCGTACCGGCCGGGTTTTTACCCGGCGGGGAGATCTTTCCATTAAGCGGGCGGACCGGGAATTTGATTTCGGTCCCATGGATCCCCAGTGTGATTGTAAGGTTTGCCGGCAATACAGCCGTGCCTATATGCGCCATCTTTTTAAGACCCAGGAGATACTCTGTTCCATGCTGGCCTCCTACCATAACCTTTATTTCCTCCACAATTTAGTTGAGGAAGCCCGCAGAGCTATTGATGAAAACAGGTTTCTGTCATTTAAAAATGATTTTCTCAAGCAGTATACGGAGGGTTGCGGGTGA
- a CDS encoding LptF/LptG family permease: protein MMNNIVESERSLSRTIFLYIVSETLFSFFVSFLFFFFIFFVNQLLLMAQEILTKRVPFNQVALLVLYSLPSIIAMAAPFASLVGTLMTVGRLSSDNEVLVLLSSGLSYRNIFLPALVVGLFISLLSFFANDVLLPAGTVQFSRLYRRILVSTPALELEANSVKRFKDTVVVTGDVTGNAISDVLILDRTSDGERRVIMARTAELKDGGRQGLSLDLDDAFIQSSKEVSRQDYDYGSSGFLRYWVPQEDLIQAVSSIGPREMSSTDVRREIKNKEENLKVRLDQRYNKALTHALSLESAMRKGPEDAEWNRRANYSLNFLREAGAAEALKNDRSLLIYRLEYYKKFSIPFGALSFVFLAVSLGLLAKKSGQTVGFIFGLLIAVIYWALLLSGQTMGMRLGYSPFWSMWFPNILALSIGVIMGIIRIRR from the coding sequence ATGATGAATAATATTGTGGAAAGTGAACGTTCCCTATCCCGCACAATTTTTTTATATATCGTATCAGAAACATTGTTTTCTTTTTTTGTGTCCTTTCTCTTTTTCTTCTTTATTTTTTTTGTAAACCAGCTTTTGCTCATGGCCCAGGAAATATTAACGAAACGGGTTCCCTTCAATCAGGTTGCTTTATTGGTCCTCTATTCGCTCCCGTCCATAATCGCCATGGCGGCGCCCTTTGCATCCCTGGTAGGAACATTGATGACCGTGGGGCGGCTCAGTTCCGATAATGAAGTATTGGTGCTCCTTTCTTCGGGACTGTCCTACAGAAATATTTTTCTTCCCGCCCTGGTGGTGGGGCTCTTTATATCCCTTTTGTCCTTTTTTGCAAATGATGTACTCCTCCCCGCAGGGACGGTGCAGTTTTCCCGGCTCTACCGGCGTATCCTGGTTTCCACCCCGGCGCTTGAACTGGAAGCAAACTCGGTCAAACGGTTTAAGGATACGGTGGTTGTAACCGGCGATGTTACGGGGAACGCCATCAGCGATGTGCTTATTCTGGACAGAACCAGTGATGGTGAGCGGCGGGTTATCATGGCCCGCACTGCGGAGCTTAAGGACGGTGGCAGACAGGGCTTAAGTCTGGACCTGGATGACGCTTTTATACAATCCTCAAAGGAAGTATCCCGCCAGGATTATGATTACGGTTCATCGGGCTTTCTGCGCTACTGGGTTCCCCAGGAGGATCTTATCCAGGCAGTGTCCTCCATAGGCCCCCGGGAGATGAGTTCCACCGATGTACGGAGGGAAATTAAAAACAAGGAAGAAAATCTTAAGGTGAGACTCGACCAGCGGTACAATAAGGCGCTCACCCATGCCCTGTCCCTGGAATCGGCCATGCGCAAAGGTCCGGAGGATGCCGAATGGAATCGCCGCGCCAATTACTCCTTGAATTTTTTGCGGGAAGCAGGGGCCGCAGAGGCGCTGAAAAATGACCGGAGCCTGCTTATCTACCGGCTTGAATATTACAAGAAATTTTCCATACCCTTCGGCGCCCTTTCTTTTGTGTTCCTCGCAGTATCCCTGGGGCTCTTGGCAAAAAAAAGCGGTCAGACCGTGGGCTTCATCTTCGGTCTGCTTATCGCGGTTATTTACTGGGCCTTGCTTCTGAGTGGCCAGACCATGGGTATGCGTCTGGGGTATTCACCATTCTGGTCCATGTGGTTCCCCAATATCCTTGCCCTGTCTATTGGGGTAATCATGGGCATCATAAGGATACGGCGATGA
- the dut gene encoding dUTP diphosphatase, with amino-acid sequence MTGPAVTKADGSEQALPVVRILKKDPGAFVPEYETKGAAGADLRARIDAPVVILPLDRARVSTGLVLEIPPGYEAQVRPRSGLAARNGLTVLNSPGTIDADYRGELAVLLINLGHESFTVHDGDRIAQLVIAPVIRARMLEAASLSETERGEGGFGSTGI; translated from the coding sequence ATGACCGGCCCCGCCGTTACTAAGGCGGATGGTTCGGAACAGGCCCTTCCCGTGGTACGGATCCTGAAAAAGGATCCCGGCGCCTTTGTTCCGGAATACGAAACTAAGGGCGCCGCGGGGGCGGATCTCAGGGCCAGGATTGACGCTCCGGTGGTGATCCTGCCCTTGGACCGTGCCCGTGTTTCTACCGGGCTGGTTCTGGAGATTCCCCCGGGTTATGAAGCCCAGGTCCGGCCCCGTTCGGGGCTGGCTGCCCGGAACGGTCTTACGGTGCTGAATTCTCCGGGGACCATTGACGCCGACTACCGGGGGGAATTGGCGGTACTATTAATCAACCTGGGCCATGAGTCTTTTACGGTGCATGATGGGGATCGGATAGCCCAGCTCGTTATCGCCCCGGTAATCCGGGCCCGAATGCTTGAAGCCGCTTCTCTGTCGGAAACAGAACGTGGAGAAGGGGGCTTTGGATCCACAGGAATATGA